TGCTAGCTTTCAGAGTGGATGTGGAACTAGTTATATCCTCTCTAGAACTTAGTCTGGAACTCATTTTAGTTCGTGTGGCCGTGCTTAAAATGGAACCTGGATTAGTTTTCTTCGGTAAAGTTCTAGCACTTGAATTGGTGTTTCTTCCATTTATTTCCAACATGGTTCGGGAGCGTGCCGACAATCTAGATGCCACATTGTTGGGTGGACCATAGCACTCGGTTTTGCTGGAGGGCCTGGGATGTCGCTGTAATCCACTTCTTCcagttgtttttattgcagGAGGAGCTGTAGCTGTTTTGGTGCTACGTAAACCATTGACTGTAGTCGTTAAATTCGGTTTTACCAGACCCGGTTTGGTTGATATGGTCTTCTGAGCTGCTACTCCTCCAGGTGGTGGAATCATCTTCTTCGAAGGACGATTTAGCACACTGGAATACTTAAGGGGACTGTTTTGAACATTGTTTCCTGATAAAGGATTTAAGGGTTGTGGTTTCTTCAAAATTTCCGCAAGTGGTTTAATGACAGTGCTTGGCGGCGTGGGCTCCTTATTTGCCTGCTGATTAAGTAAGGCGTTTTCCATAGACTCCAGAGAAGCCACAGTCATCTCTAGAGCAGTTGCTTCTGAAGCTGCTTCCATTAATTCAGGTTCTTTGCTTAAATCCGCTACGTTATGAATTGGTAGTTCGAGCGAAGATGGCTCTTGTTTGTTTAAGCTTTCCGTTGCGTCTTCATTGTCTATTGGAATGGTCACTTCTTCTAAAGCCTCATTTTCAATTCTATTTTGAGCTTCTCTTTCCTCCGCCTCCATGCGCATTTTCTCCCTGACATCCGCCAGAGTTAGATGTGGATCCTCCAAATCCGTTTGGGCATACTGCGTGCTGCGCAACACGAAATTAGATTTGTCGCCACTTAAATCTAGAGGACCCTCCATGTTATCAGATTGAGATGATCCTTGAGTAGCTCTCTTGCTGGCTGCAAAAAGTTCTCTGACATTCAGTCGCATTGCTCCCTTTGGCACTTGGTCATAGGCACGCAGTAATTTCCTGGGCGAAATCTGTCCATTATCACAGAACGGTGAGGTTTCTCCGGATTGAGTACCCGGAAACAAGGCTGGACTGGATTTGCCCGAGTTGTTGGGGCTGCAGAGACTTCTAGTCCGAACTCTGGGAGTGGGATTGCTCTTGCGCACTTCCCAAGCCAGGCTTTGGGGACGCTGTTGTAGTGGTCGAGATTCATAGTCCCACGACACTTTGAACCATTCGCAAAGCGCCTTAAAATCTCGCACATAGTTTTCAAGCACCAAAATAGTCTCTTGGCAACTGGAAATGTTTTCATAGCACTCCACTGTCTGATAAATCTCATTAATAGCTCTCTGCAAATTTCCGAATAGCAAGGCCCAGTATCTGGCCTGCAGCTCCGACTTCTTGTCCCTTCCTGTGGAGGCGCTGCGCACGCGTGGCCCACCACTACTGCCTCCGCCGCATCCTACACTGGCAGAGGATTTCAGACGTGGGGAAGTGGGCGATTGACAGTTTTTGGGCGTGCCGTTGGGCGACTTCGGTGGCACCATGGGTGGCTTTCGATAGCCTACAAAAGATTTAAGTTATTAATGggaatttcaaataaaatatcatATTTGCTAAAAGTCGAACACTCGGTAATTGTAACGTTTTCATAAGGTTATGACATGAGGAATACCTAAATTaaccattttaaaacaaattaagccTACTAATTTATACAACATAcgttatatatattataagcAATTTTTTAGACAATAGTTGCCACTATCATGTAATGACTAAGCATTTTACATGAGTCTCTTCCTAAAAGTAATTTTATAACTAAGAGAAAAACTCCTCAAGTACCGGATATTCAATAGCAACAGTTGATGGTTCTTACAGTCACCGTTTAAAAGAACGCCTCCGCTTCCAACAGCTGGTCCATCGCCACCTGATCCTCCTCCAACGTCGCCGCCCGTGGATCCGAAACCACTGGTAGCACCACTTGAGGTTGTCTCATCGCAAAACTGGTAGACGAGCAGATTTTTCGCCTCTCTGCCCTCGCGACTCAAGACCTCACGCATTTCCATTGTTGgaaagaaaacagaaaaagacCGAAaagcttgttgtttttgctgttgctgcgcaGCTTATGCCGGCGTCTCTGCCGCGTCGCTGCCCACGCAGCTGTTGCAGCTGTTCACGCAACTTTTGGTTTTGTCCTTTGTAGCAATCGGAATCCTGATGAACTGTTTAACGTTATAGACACTCCGCGAAAAACACTCGCTTTCactttgattttaattgattatttcgttttttttgttgctcctATTTCAGACGTCGcttctttgttgtttttatcgCAGAATTTTGCAACGCCAGTGGACTTGGTAGCATTTTCCAAAGGCGTAACGAGTCTAAAGAAACCGCGATGTGTTCAATCAATGCCTGAAAGATTCCCCTTCACTATTCCAGTTGTCTGCTGCTTGTCTTGTGTCGGTTAGAGAGAAATTAGAATTTTTGATTTCTGCCAAACTCAGCCGAGCAGAGCCAGCTGATTTAAGCGTTGGGCTGCAATTGTGCAATATCTGTCATTGGGTAATCGATAGAAGCTAAACTATCGATACGAGCGCGCACTTAATCGACATTATAAGTAAATTCAATTGTAAGAGCAACTTTTTGAGtattcaacaaaaaaaacagaaaaaatacCAAACACAATTATTTCACATTAACGCTTACAAAAACTTTCTATAAAAATGCACAATAATTCTTTTGTTTACAGGAGAAAAGTAAAACagcgaaagagaaaaaaagaactcaaatttgaaatttttggaTTACAAAATTGCCTTCAAAATTGGCCCTTAACCGCAAAGCTCCATCCGAAAGCTCACCGCGGGCGAGCGAGACAACCCGAGCTCCGGCAGAGCGGGACAGTTAGAGGGCGAGAATAATCGCGGCGAGTCGATGAACCGGTCTATCGGCGCTGTGCGCCTGTTACAATTCCGGTCTAAATCTAAATGATGCTGCTCACTGCTCTAGTTGTTCGAATCAGAAGCGCCGGCGGAGCGAAAAAGACGAAAGCAAAGAACCCGAGCCCGGAGTCGGTACTAGCTCCGCCCCAAACTCAACTTTTGAGCAGCAAGTACATataatgtttttgttttccaagtATGTCCTACCTACCGACAGATATTAAAAACAAGTTATTTCCCAGACGGAAAGTATCATCTTCATGCGAGTATCGCACTCGTCAATTGAAGCGAGTGCAACGTAACCAACACTAATTTTTGAATTAAGGCATCGAACGGGAGAACGAAGTCGAAAAAGACACCGTCGTCACTTGAGCCACACAATTTCGATTCATGGACTCTAACGAACAGGCGGCCAGGCTCCGCAGCCAGCAACCCATGAGATTTATCGCGTTGCCAGTCACTCGACCTCCGATTTCGTTCCGTTTCAACTGAGTGTGAATTTCTCAGGCCCACGTACGTCAGTCTGTTTGTCTGCGCTGcgtgcttgtttgtttgttcgtttGTTGCCTCGCCATGGAGTCGCTTTGAGAGGGTGTACTATGTATGTGTGAACGTGTGCGGGTGGAGCGGGGCCACGATGGAGTGGTGGTTTTGGGGAAATCATTCCGCGAATTGAGTGGTGGATAGAGTTAGACTCGGCGTTTCCGGAGCAGAATACATATTTGAGTTCACTCTGCGGTTTTCCCTTCTACTTCTTATGTCCGGTGTCTAATTTTGGTTTGGAAAATCCAACCTATAGAATTTAAACCATTTCAGATTTCCATCACAATTTAGCCACAACTATTTAGCCTTGATTTTATTAGACATTAGACAGTTAAATTAGATGTAATACAGTGGgacaaaagagaaaaaaagtaCTACTTAAATTGAAGAATTGAAGTAATGGCTTTAATCTGATTCGCTAAAATTTTGATTGCATTGGCTCTACAAATGTGGACTTTAATCGATTTACTTTATGTCAACAATTTTAAAACCGCAAAGGCGCAGAGTGGTACAATAAATAATAGGAAATATTTAAGTTACTCTCACCAAAGGTTACACTGTGGGATCTTATAAAGACGTacatcataaaaaaaaaacaagagagaacgaTATAGTTAAGTTCACCGACCCGTTACACAGTTAGTCTAAGTGGGAACGagaatttaacatttttcaggAATATCGGTAGAATTGGGTATAAAGTTAATTTTAATGCATTAAGTTGCGGACGGGATATATTGGGCTATTCATATTTACACTTAACCAATTTTTGAACTGCCTGCATACAACATCATTTTTCTCCAATCATGATCGAACCTAATTTCAAAATTTCCTGATTTTCCCACTCAAAGTTAGATTCCTACATTCCCTATACAGCAATTTCCTGAGGTAACTCTGAGCTCAAATTTTAGAGCAGGACGCAACATACGTCATCGGCATGCCTGGAAGCATGAAAAAATCCTTGAACATATCGACGGACCAGGAGTGCAGTAGCCGGAGCATATGGCTGCATGTCTGGCAAAGTGTGGCACAAATAACTGGAATAACTGCTGCCAAGTCAATGCCACATTATCGGAAACCGAAGTTGCTGAAACGAGCAGTGGACTGCGGGGGTTGAGGGTGAGTGGAGGAGACACGACAACGGTGGAGCTACCATTAGAAGAGGCCTTGTACAAGGACGTGGGACAGGGGCCGGAGATTGGGGAGAAGGAGCCGAATGAGGAGGAAGTGGCTTCAGTTGTCTCGCAATTGCTTAGGCATTCCTGCAGCTTACCAAGGCCGCATTTTGTGTCGCACAGTGGGTATAAGATGTATCCGAACCAATCTAAACAAACAATGGTCGAATTTTAACAtctggtttatttttaaacttattcaCAGTAGGTTTCTCCTCTTATGACTTTCATTCTAATTCAAAATTCAAAGCGTTTGGTTTTTCCCAAATCCTGTTCTTCAGTTTGCTGTATGTGTCCTGCACTCCCGACCATGGCAATAGTACCAATTACCAACATCCACTCTATACGAGTGAATCCTCTCCAGGGTCTAGAATTCTTTTACGTTCCATTGCAGTATGGTGTGCACTTGACCACGACTTTGATTTCGGCCATCGGGAACTTTTTGTATCGCCTGTGGTCGCCGCCCTTGAGGAGAAGTTGTTGATCCCAATTTACAATTTCTTTAGCCGATATGCTATTTGGATCTCTTTTGTAGATGCTATGTAGTTTTCTGTAAGTTATTTCTAAACCGACCCACGGTGCCACAGATGCAGTAGAAGCCTCAGCAAAGGAGAGGTTAAAGAAGCCAGACTTGGACACCAAATGGAATGCGAAGCTGCGGAGGGACGCGATTCGAGCGAGGCAGATGAAGAAGATGTTAGCCCAAGCGGATGCAGAAGTAAAGTACGAAGAGGACAAGGGTCCATGACCAGGACCAGTCTGGACTGGAGGCGCTGCCATGGATCGGGAGGAGGTCGAGGAGCAGCAGGGCGATGGGAATTCGAGAAGGGGCAGCatcatcagcaacagcagcataaACAAAACGACCATCAGAGCCGCAGGAACGGAAGAACCATACACTGGACGAAATCAAACCAAAGTAAGGAAGGATGATACTTCAAACTACTTTTACATTTTGGACAATTAATAATATGctgtgaaaaaataaataatataaataaaagtgtatataaatattttatatattttttagatttttttagattttttaaaAACTGGAAGTTGTAAGCTAATTTGATAGCTCAAAAGTTTGTTTCAGATagtattaaataataaatagcttttaaatattttctttgtaaCATATAAGTGTGTCCCTTGATCTCATAATAAAAGGGGTAATATTTTCCGGTGCATCGACCCTGGGAGCAGACtcatgcaacaaaaaaaaaaaaaaaaaaaaaaacggaaaaaagaggcagtgtgtgtgtgagcgatTCTCCGGCTGTCTCTTGTTGAAATTCTGCCCAtcctcttcctcttcttcatgGGAAAATTCAGGCCGTGGGAATACATGTGAAATTTCGATGGTGTCCGGGAACAGGCGAGCAGCAGCGTTGGAAAGCGTTTAGAGCACAGTGCCCCTTCCCGAATCCCATTCCCACTACCATtaccattcccattcccatgcTGTGTTCCCCATGTCGTTCCAAGCGAGAAAGAATTCTAAGCGCGAGCGAGAGGGCCAGATACCAGAGTGCTGGGTGTTGCATCGCCTGGCGAAGGGCTCGCAAGGAGCACGCAAGTGCGAGCGGGACGACTGCTGCCGGCCCTTTGTGCAACATTTTGTGGCCTCTGCCCTAGCACAGATTTTAACGGAACAACTTCGAGCAGGCGAACAGCTGTTGGAGCGCAGCGATCTCATACATGCAGCATGTTGCAAGTTATATGTGGCATCATCGAGTTCTCGTCCCCCATCCAAAAAACGATTAAAAACTCCGATTTTTCAGCTAACAAAGGGCCAAGGTTATTCCCCGAGGCCATCATTAGGGTAGAAGGTTTCGTTTCGATTAGAAATCGCAGCAGGCGCGCAGCAAAGTGCAGCAGGTAAGTGAAGCCGTCGCAACATTCGGTCGAGCTCCCATTCCACATCACCATTACCATTACCTTATGCCCATTCCCCATTCCTTGGGCCACCGTTCCTCGGAATGGCTAAAATTAACTCGCCATCGATGGGCGGGTAATACCCTTCCATTCGAGCAGGTCCCAAAATTTGAAATCATTACAAAGTCTCCCTAATTTGTCTCAATCTTTGTAAGTTTAAGGATTTAGAAAGTTATATCACTTACCATTCCAAAAAAAACTGGTTGTgtttaatatacatatgcacaaattatatttacaaatattgatttaggattagttttagtttatttatggAGATTTTGCTTATTAAACGGTACAAAACTTAAATCGCCCCAAGTCAACTTGTTCATTAAAGCGGTAGTCCACTTCCAACGATAGTGTATAACCACAATTATGTTGCCCTTTTTGCTGAGCCAGAAGAACGGAGGCAAGCAGcacttctttatttttagccgTCATTGGGAACGGGCAAAAAAGGGAAGCTAGTGGGAATAAGAATGGGAACGGCAGAAACATAAAAAGGAGGATGGTATCTGCTCAGGGCGAGCCGAAACTAGTCTGCGTTCGGAAGGGATTtcagaaatatttttcatattttattgagAACAATAGCATAAatacatcaaattaaaaaggGCGTATTAAAAATACGGTGTTCAAAAATGAGTACTTTATTAAAAACTTGTCTAAGTACACTTCACAACCCaggtatttttaatataataacaatttattgttaaaaTTTACGTTAGAACtctctaaaaaaaattaaggcATGTGAAAATgcttttcaaatttaaatagtGCGCCAAACATAAGTCCGATTAGTAATCGATAACCCAAGTACTTATCGCCAACTAAAATGACAGGTGAATGCCAATGACTCTTCCTCTTTCCTTTTTGGCCCCCAGCTGGTTTATAATTTTCTcgctaatttattttattttcgattttcgtttagtttccaatttgttttgatGATCGGTTAATTAAACTATGGATCAGTTGTACCTGGAGATCGAGATCAGCACTCAAAAAGAGACCACCATTTATACTGGTGTGTCCTCGTTCTTGGCTTTGTTTACTTACAAATTTTTGAAAGATCCCAAAAATGTGCGAGTAAACTTCGTTTCCACAAAGGTTGGCCACAATTCTTTTTTGTAGCTTAATTAAAGATTTTTAACGATTGTTACCATCCAAGATCGAAGGCGGTAAAATAGCTTTACGGAGTTCCCAACTCAAAAAGGAACTGACCGACCGGCACATCACATGCAGGGATGCCGCATCCTTGCCTGCCATCCAGGATCTAAAACTTCCAATCTACGAGAAGGACGGAAATACATTCATAGCAGGAACGTGTGCCGTTTGCCGGTTGGTTATTGGTAAATAAAAGAATCCATATTCACCTAATATTTCCTTTATTTCAGAGAGCTTATTGCAAGACAACCAAATGAGGAACTCAAGAAACTTTTAGGCTTTAAGGGAAGCTGCCTCTTGGCTCCGTCAGAAGCATCGATTTGGACTAAGTTCTGTGAGGTGGATTTAGTGGCTGTTGTCAGTAAACTTCATAGTGGGCAAGTTTTGGAATTCGTCCCCCAAGAAGTAGTGAGGTTCGAGCAGCACATGAACGAACCGGTGAGGATGCATAACATCTATAAACAGGCCAGAGAGCAGGCCAATCAGACTGAGAATGGCGGCAAGGTCAAGAGGAGAGAACGAGTGCAAATCAAGTGCACTACACCTAAGGAAGAGCTGCTTATTGAGCACCGCTTCGCCGAGGGCATCAGTTTCACAATTGCGGATATAATTTTGTACCCCCTTTTGAGAATTGTCTTCCAACATTGCGGGCAGATGCTGCCCCATTTTCCACTCACTAGTACCTGGTTCAGCGAGGTTTGTAGATTTGATCTGTAAAAGTAACTAGAGCTAATATTATATGTTTTAGATCGACTCTTTCGGCGATAAATGCGCCAGGGTTCTAAGAGATCTTTATGTGCCGCAAGCAATTAAGACCCCTCCCGGAGAACTGGGAATCCCCGACTGCGAGGCCACCAGTCTGTACAAAGCCGATCCCAAGCGATACAAGCCAAGAAATCGGATTTACACTAGTCAGTTGGAGTTGGAAGCGGCTCTAAGTAAGCTTTCCtcgctgcaactgcaatttaATTCCGATTCGGAGCACACCTATGGCCAGCAGCTGATCGACTGGGAGCAGATTGAGCCCACACATGCTAAGAGTTCAGCGCTGCCCAAGGAGAGACTCGAGCGCAAGAGGCAGCAGCTAGAGAACTTGGCCAATGCGGTGGTTTCCCTGGCTCAACCGGGCGACCGCATTGTGGACTTCTGCAGCGGCACAGGGCATTTGGCCATACTGCTGGCCCTCAAGCTGCCAAATTGTACCATTATTGTGATGGAAAACAAAGCTTTCTCCCTGCTTCAAGCTCAGAAAAGATCAAACGAATTGGGTTTGACCAACTGCGTTTTTTACCAATGCAACATAGATTACTTTGTCGGAGGATTCAAGATCGGGGCCTCTTTGCACGCGTGTGGAACGGCGACAGATATCGTTTTGCAGCAGTGCCGGAGAGCCAAGGCACATTTTGTTTGCTGTCCTTGCTGCTACGGTTCTCTGCAGCCCATGCCTCACATTTCGTACCCATTGAGCAAAGCGTTCCAAAAGGTGTTAGACACAAAGGACTACTTGTACATTGCCCACTCGGCAGATCAGGCACACGAGATGGGGACAACCAACTGCAAGCCAGAAACCACGCTTCAAGGACTCCACTGCATGTCCGTGGTGGACACCGATCGCCTGCTgcaggcggaggaggcggGCTACCAGGTCATTCTCACACGCTTAAAGCCCGAACAGTGTACGCCAAAGAATCACCTGCTAGTCGGACGTTTTGTTAAACAGAACTGAACTTACAATCTGCCACTgagacaaaataaatgcctTTTTGATATGTTTTAAACCTTAGCCCACCATTGTGGAgtgttcttctttttttcgaATGATTTAGATGTTGGCTTACAAAAAAACATGTTTTATTACGGACCCGGTTGGCCCCAATCCATTCTGTCTAAATTCCTCCGATGCGAATACACTTTGTTTTCTTCTAAACCACTTTTAAGACTTCTTTTTAGTTTACATATATTAATTCTCCATATGACGCTTCTCAAGCTTAATATATTTGAgtgaattttaaatgaatgtTTTCCACTTATGAACACGCTAGTTACACACAAGGTGTTAGGATTGAATCACCTCCTCGCAGAGCCAATACCAAGTGAAGAACGGATCCACCTTGCACTTTGTAGTCCGCCGCGGTTTTATCGTCATTCCTGGGGGGGATCGCATGCGAAATAAGCTAAAATCAATGACCAATAGCCAGAAAGACTCACATTTGCTTGCCGGAGAAAATAAGACGCTGTTGCTGGGGCGGAATGCCTTCCTTTTCCTCCACGCGCTCCTTGATGCGATCTACCTTGTCCGTGGGCTCAATGTCGATCTCGATTTCCTTGCCGGTCAGGGTCTAATGGAA
The sequence above is a segment of the Drosophila melanogaster chromosome 2L genome. Coding sequences within it:
- the CG10428 gene encoding uncharacterized protein, producing the protein MDQLYLEIEISTQKETTIYTGVSSFLALFTYKFLKDPKNVRVNFVSTKIEGGKIALRSSQLKKELTDRHITCRDAASLPAIQDLKLPIYEKDGNTFIAGTCAVCRELIARQPNEELKKLLGFKGSCLLAPSEASIWTKFCEVDLVAVVSKLHSGQVLEFVPQEVVRFEQHMNEPVRMHNIYKQAREQANQTENGGKVKRRERVQIKCTTPKEELLIEHRFAEGISFTIADIILYPLLRIVFQHCGQMLPHFPLTSTWFSEIDSFGDKCARVLRDLYVPQAIKTPPGELGIPDCEATSLYKADPKRYKPRNRIYTSQLELEAALSKLSSLQLQFNSDSEHTYGQQLIDWEQIEPTHAKSSALPKERLERKRQQLENLANAVVSLAQPGDRIVDFCSGTGHLAILLALKLPNCTIIVMENKAFSLLQAQKRSNELGLTNCVFYQCNIDYFVGGFKIGASLHACGTATDIVLQQCRRAKAHFVCCPCCYGSLQPMPHISYPLSKAFQKVLDTKDYLYIAHSADQAHEMGTTNCKPETTLQGLHCMSVVDTDRLLQAEEAGYQVILTRLKPEQCTPKNHLLVGRFVKQN
- the CG46304 gene encoding uncharacterized protein, encoding MAIVPITNIHSIRVNPLQGLEFFYVPLQYGVHLTTTLISAIGNFLYRLWSPPLRRSC
- the Nedd8 gene encoding Nedd8 ubiquitin like modifier, isoform B — its product is MLIKVKTLTGKEIEIDIEPTDKVDRIKERVEEKEGIPPQQQRLIFSGKQMNDDKTAADYKVQGGSVLHLVLALRGGDSILTPCV